A window of Ancylothrix sp. D3o genomic DNA:
GCTAAATATAATACATAATATCTATCTGTCGGCGGGCATCTCTTTTTTCGCACAAATCTTGCAAAGTATATTTTTGCAAAACACCATTCGCCTGAGAGCGAACTTCTTGCCAAACATCCATAACCACTGCACCTTCAAGGGTTTTGGGTGGGGCGAGATTATCAGATTTGTGAGTTTCCAACCCTTCTATACAGACTATAACTTCCCACAAAGGAATTTTCCAGGGTTCGCGGCCTAAAATATAACCGCCTTTCGCACCGCGCTGACTGCGAATTAAGCCACAGCGTCTTAAGGTGGCCAGGAGTTGTTCGAGATATCGGTCAGGGATATTTTGCTGGGCTGCAATTTGACGAATTTGCAGGGGTTCCCCATCGTTATAGTGGGAGGCTAACTCTAGCATAGCTAGGAGAGCGTATTCGCTTT
This region includes:
- a CDS encoding Rrf2 family transcriptional regulator, with product MQLSSKSEYALLAMLELASHYNDGEPLQIRQIAAQQNIPDRYLEQLLATLRRCGLIRSQRGAKGGYILGREPWKIPLWEVIVCIEGLETHKSDNLAPPKTLEGAVVMDVWQEVRSQANGVLQKYTLQDLCEKRDARRQIDIMYYI